One genomic segment of Dysosmobacter sp. Marseille-Q4140 includes these proteins:
- the gyrB gene encoding DNA topoisomerase (ATP-hydrolyzing) subunit B — translation MEENEILRSTAVDAENEYDASEIQVLEGLEAVRKRPGMYIGSTSTSGLHHLVYEIVDNAIDEALAGYCTDILVQINPGDTITVVDNGRGIPVDIQAQTGKPALEVVFTILHAGGKFGGGGYKVSGGLHGVGASVVNALSEWLEVQVHKDGKIYEMKFSRGHVTQAMTVVGTTDRTGTTVTFKPDPEMFEDTVYSYDTLHTRMREEAFLNAGLRIRTVDLRPGKEQEDTMYYEGGIREFVTWLNKSKDALHPQVVYMSGMKDDSMAEVAFQYNDGYNETILSFANNVHTPEGGMHEEGFKRALTNVLNAYGRKIKMLKDDEKVSGEDCREGLTCVISVKLTDAQFEGQTKAKLGNSEIRTLVNNIVSDKLETFLEENPQVGRMILDKALTAGRAREAAKKARESIRRKTALGGAAMPDKLRDCNENNPELTEIYIVEGDSAGGSATQGRDSRFQAILPLWGKMLNVEKARADKVYGNDKLQPVITALGAGIGEEFDLNKLRYHKVIIMADADVDGSHIRTLLLTFFFRFMRPLIEHGYVYSAVPPLFKLTRGKTTRLAFSEEERDAISAELRGDNPNAKVDISRFKGLGEMNPHELWETTMDPEKRTLRRITLDDAVAADEIFTILMGEKVEPRKEFIERNAKYAVNLDY, via the coding sequence ATGGAAGAAAACGAGATCCTGCGCTCCACGGCGGTGGACGCGGAAAATGAGTACGACGCCTCGGAGATCCAGGTGCTGGAGGGGCTGGAGGCCGTGCGCAAGCGGCCCGGCATGTATATCGGCTCCACCTCCACCTCGGGCCTCCACCACCTGGTCTACGAGATCGTGGACAACGCCATCGACGAGGCCCTGGCCGGATACTGTACGGATATTCTGGTGCAGATCAACCCCGGCGACACCATCACCGTGGTGGACAACGGCCGCGGCATTCCCGTGGACATCCAGGCCCAGACCGGCAAGCCCGCCCTGGAGGTGGTGTTCACCATCCTCCACGCCGGCGGCAAGTTCGGCGGCGGCGGCTACAAGGTCTCCGGCGGCCTCCACGGCGTGGGCGCCAGCGTGGTCAACGCCCTTTCTGAGTGGCTGGAGGTCCAGGTCCACAAGGACGGCAAGATCTATGAGATGAAGTTCTCCCGGGGCCACGTGACCCAGGCCATGACCGTGGTGGGCACCACGGACCGCACCGGCACCACCGTCACCTTCAAGCCGGACCCGGAGATGTTCGAGGACACGGTGTACAGCTATGACACCCTCCACACCCGCATGCGGGAGGAGGCCTTCCTGAACGCGGGCCTCCGGATCCGCACCGTGGACCTGCGTCCCGGCAAGGAGCAGGAGGATACCATGTATTACGAGGGCGGCATTCGGGAGTTTGTCACCTGGCTCAACAAGAGCAAGGACGCCCTCCATCCCCAGGTGGTCTATATGTCCGGCATGAAGGACGACTCCATGGCGGAGGTGGCCTTCCAGTACAACGACGGCTACAATGAGACCATTTTGTCCTTCGCCAACAATGTCCACACCCCCGAGGGCGGCATGCACGAGGAGGGCTTCAAGCGGGCTCTCACCAACGTGCTCAACGCCTACGGCCGGAAGATCAAGATGCTCAAGGACGACGAGAAGGTCTCCGGCGAGGACTGCCGGGAGGGCCTGACCTGCGTGATCTCCGTGAAGCTGACGGACGCCCAGTTCGAGGGCCAGACCAAGGCGAAGCTGGGCAACAGCGAGATCCGCACCCTGGTGAACAACATTGTCTCCGACAAGCTGGAGACCTTCCTGGAGGAGAACCCCCAGGTGGGCCGGATGATCCTGGACAAGGCCCTGACCGCGGGCCGCGCCAGAGAGGCCGCCAAGAAGGCCCGGGAGTCCATCCGCCGCAAGACGGCCCTGGGCGGCGCCGCCATGCCGGACAAGCTCCGGGACTGCAACGAAAATAACCCCGAACTGACGGAAATCTATATCGTCGAGGGCGACTCCGCAGGCGGCTCCGCCACTCAGGGCCGGGACAGCCGGTTCCAGGCGATCCTCCCCCTGTGGGGCAAGATGCTCAACGTGGAGAAGGCCCGGGCCGACAAGGTCTACGGCAACGACAAGCTCCAGCCGGTCATCACCGCTCTGGGCGCCGGCATCGGGGAGGAGTTCGACCTCAACAAGCTCCGCTATCACAAGGTCATCATCATGGCCGATGCCGATGTGGACGGCTCCCACATCCGCACGCTGCTGCTGACCTTCTTCTTCCGCTTCATGCGGCCGCTGATCGAGCACGGATACGTGTACTCCGCCGTGCCGCCCCTGTTCAAGCTGACCCGGGGCAAGACCACCCGCCTGGCCTTCTCCGAGGAGGAGCGGGACGCCATCTCCGCGGAGCTCCGGGGGGACAACCCCAACGCCAAGGTGGACATCTCCCGGTTCAAGGGCCTGGGCGAGATGAACCCCCACGAGCTGTGGGAGACCACCATGGACCCGGAAAAGCGCACCCTGCGCCGCATCACGTTGGACGACGCCGTGGCCGCCGACGAGATCTTCACCATCCTCATGGGCGAGAAGGTGGAGCCCCGGAAGGAGTTCATCGAGCGCAACGCCAAGTACGCGGTGAACCTGGACTACTGA
- the gyrA gene encoding DNA gyrase subunit A gives MSKKPQYDPEEIRYPDQKIEISPLVPEMEKSYIEYAMSVIVGRALPDVRDGLKPVHRRILYAMYEDNLTYDHPFRKCATAVGDVLGRYHPHGDGSVYDALVRLAQDFSMRYMLIDGHGNFGSVDGDPPAAYRYTEARMSRIADEMLRDIDKETVDWDPNFDETRKEPKVLPSRFPNLLVNGSSGIAVGMATNIPPHNMREVIGAVICVLDDPNATLSDLMQHVKGPDFPTKGIIMGRSGIRAAYATGRGRLVIRARHEFEEFGKDRTRIVITEIPYQVNKRMLIKNMADQVEDKRLEGISDIRDESDRNGMRIVIELKRDANPQVVLNRLFAQTQLQTSFAINMLALVEVDGKLQPRILSLRHILDEYIAYQEQIIVRRTKYDLKKARERAHLLEGLLIAQDNIDEVIRIIRSSYDNAKENLMQRFSLSDVQAQAILDMRLKALQGLDREKLEAEYKELEAKIAWYVKVLGDESLVRQILKEELTAIADKYGDDRLTEIQDVEDEIDIEDLIEEEDCVFTLTAAGYIKRTPVSEYTAQSKGGMGKKGITTREEDVVTDLFTASTHDYLFFFTDTGKVYRKKGYQIPESGKTAKGTNIVNILQVEQGEKIQTMIHTRALDDEDRFLVMITRNGTVKRLPVTALKNIRASGIRAITLEEGDQLISVRETDGTRKILIATHDGQAICFDENDVRPMGRSAVGVRGIRLREGDYVVGAARARAGKTVLSITEKGYGKRTPVEEYRITGRGGLGIRNYMVTDKTGPVVGIKVVDGSEDLLLVTEGGILIRTPVENIRSAGRSTQGVIVMRFKEEGDRVISMALTDHEDQTAEETASPETAGAAETAPEAPVQE, from the coding sequence ATGAGTAAAAAACCCCAATACGATCCGGAGGAGATCCGGTATCCCGATCAGAAGATCGAGATCTCTCCTCTGGTCCCTGAAATGGAAAAATCCTATATTGAATATGCCATGAGCGTCATCGTGGGCCGGGCCCTGCCGGACGTGCGGGACGGCCTCAAGCCCGTCCACCGCCGCATCCTCTACGCCATGTACGAGGATAACCTGACCTACGATCACCCCTTCCGCAAGTGCGCCACCGCCGTCGGTGACGTGCTGGGCCGGTATCACCCCCACGGCGACGGCAGCGTCTACGACGCCCTGGTCCGCCTGGCCCAGGACTTCTCCATGCGCTATATGCTCATCGACGGCCACGGCAACTTCGGCTCCGTGGACGGCGATCCCCCGGCGGCCTACCGGTACACCGAGGCCCGCATGTCACGTATCGCCGACGAGATGCTCCGGGACATCGACAAGGAGACCGTGGACTGGGACCCCAACTTCGACGAGACCCGCAAGGAGCCCAAGGTCCTCCCCTCCCGGTTCCCCAACCTCCTGGTCAACGGCTCCAGCGGCATCGCCGTGGGCATGGCCACCAACATCCCGCCCCACAACATGCGGGAGGTCATCGGCGCCGTCATCTGCGTGCTGGACGATCCCAACGCCACCTTGTCCGACCTGATGCAGCACGTCAAGGGCCCCGACTTCCCCACCAAGGGCATCATCATGGGCCGCAGCGGCATCCGGGCGGCCTACGCCACCGGCCGGGGCCGGCTGGTGATCCGGGCCCGGCATGAGTTCGAGGAGTTCGGCAAGGACCGCACCCGCATCGTCATCACCGAGATCCCCTACCAGGTCAACAAGCGTATGCTCATCAAGAACATGGCCGACCAGGTGGAGGACAAGCGGCTGGAGGGCATCTCCGACATCCGGGACGAGTCCGACCGCAACGGCATGCGCATCGTCATTGAGCTCAAGCGGGACGCCAACCCCCAGGTGGTATTGAACCGCCTGTTCGCCCAGACCCAGCTCCAGACCTCCTTCGCCATCAACATGCTGGCCCTGGTGGAGGTGGACGGCAAGCTCCAGCCCCGGATCCTGTCCCTGCGGCACATCCTGGACGAGTACATCGCCTACCAGGAACAGATCATCGTCCGCCGGACCAAGTACGATCTGAAAAAGGCCCGGGAGCGGGCCCACCTGCTGGAGGGATTGCTGATCGCCCAGGACAACATCGACGAGGTCATCAGGATCATCCGCTCCAGCTACGACAACGCCAAGGAGAACCTGATGCAGCGATTCTCCCTCAGCGACGTTCAGGCCCAGGCCATTCTGGACATGCGGCTCAAGGCCCTCCAGGGACTGGACCGGGAGAAGCTGGAGGCCGAGTACAAGGAGCTGGAGGCCAAGATCGCCTGGTACGTCAAGGTCCTGGGCGACGAGAGCCTGGTCCGCCAGATCCTGAAGGAGGAGCTGACTGCCATCGCCGACAAGTACGGCGACGACCGCCTCACCGAGATCCAGGACGTGGAGGACGAGATCGACATCGAGGATCTGATCGAGGAGGAGGACTGCGTCTTTACCCTCACCGCCGCCGGATATATCAAGCGCACCCCGGTCAGCGAGTACACCGCCCAGAGCAAGGGCGGCATGGGTAAGAAGGGCATCACCACCCGGGAGGAGGACGTGGTGACGGACCTGTTCACCGCCTCCACCCACGACTACCTCTTCTTCTTCACCGACACCGGCAAGGTCTACCGCAAGAAGGGTTACCAGATCCCCGAGTCCGGCAAGACCGCCAAGGGCACCAACATCGTCAACATCCTCCAGGTGGAGCAGGGCGAGAAGATCCAGACCATGATCCACACCCGCGCCCTGGACGACGAGGACCGCTTCCTGGTGATGATCACCCGGAACGGCACGGTGAAGCGTCTGCCGGTAACGGCCCTGAAGAACATCCGCGCCAGCGGCATCCGGGCCATCACGCTGGAGGAGGGCGACCAGCTGATCTCCGTCCGGGAGACCGACGGCACCCGCAAGATCCTCATCGCCACCCACGACGGCCAGGCCATCTGCTTCGACGAGAACGACGTCCGGCCCATGGGCCGCAGCGCCGTGGGCGTCCGGGGCATCCGGCTCCGGGAGGGCGACTACGTGGTGGGCGCTGCCCGGGCCAGAGCCGGAAAGACCGTCCTCTCCATCACGGAGAAGGGCTACGGCAAGCGGACGCCGGTGGAGGAGTACCGCATCACGGGCCGCGGCGGCCTTGGCATCCGCAACTACATGGTCACCGACAAGACCGGCCCCGTGGTAGGCATCAAGGTGGTGGACGGGTCCGAGGACCTGCTGCTGGTGACCGAGGGCGGCATCCTGATCCGCACGCCTGTGGAAAACATCCGCTCCGCCGGCCGCTCCACCCAGGGCGTTATCGTCATGCGCTTTAAGGAGGAGGGCGACCGGGTGATCTCCATGGCCCTGACGGACCACGAGGACCAGACCGCCGAGGAGACGGCTTCCCCGGAGACGGCAGGGGCTGCGGAGACCGCACCGGAGGCGCCGGTCCAGGAGTAA
- a CDS encoding helix-turn-helix transcriptional regulator, with translation MDIRHYNEWIQIGLNILHYRKEQRLTQEQLADACGEDGVSRNYIQRIETGVSSCSLDTLIDIAKALDVPLYKLFVFKE, from the coding sequence ATGGATATTCGCCACTATAACGAGTGGATTCAAATTGGACTGAACATCCTGCACTATCGGAAGGAACAACGTCTGACCCAGGAACAGCTGGCAGATGCCTGCGGGGAAGATGGGGTCAGCCGAAACTATATCCAGCGGATCGAGACCGGGGTCAGCTCGTGCAGTCTGGACACACTGATCGACATTGCCAAGGCCCTGGACGTTCCCCTGTACAAGCTATTCGTATTCAAAGAATGA
- the rnhA gene encoding ribonuclease HI: MKTVTIYTDGACSGNPGPGGWGAILMYGAHKKELSGGEASTTNNRMELTAVISALELLKEPCAVELWSDSKYVIDALDKGWAKGWRAKGWIKSDKKPALNPDLWARLLDLCEIHTVRTHWVKGHAENEYNNRCDELAVLESRKFR; encoded by the coding sequence ATGAAAACCGTTACCATTTACACCGACGGCGCCTGCTCCGGCAACCCCGGCCCCGGGGGCTGGGGCGCCATTTTGATGTACGGCGCCCACAAAAAAGAACTCTCCGGCGGAGAGGCCTCCACCACCAACAACCGCATGGAGCTGACGGCGGTCATCTCCGCCCTGGAGCTGCTGAAAGAGCCCTGCGCCGTGGAGCTCTGGTCCGACTCCAAGTACGTCATCGACGCCCTGGACAAGGGCTGGGCCAAGGGCTGGCGGGCCAAGGGCTGGATCAAGTCCGACAAGAAGCCCGCTCTGAACCCGGACCTGTGGGCGCGGCTGCTGGATCTGTGCGAGATCCACACCGTCCGCACCCACTGGGTCAAGGGCCACGCGGAGAACGAGTACAACAACCGCTGCGACGAGCTGGCGGTGCTGGAGAGCCGGAAATTCAGATAA